From Inquilinus sp. KBS0705, a single genomic window includes:
- a CDS encoding bifunctional 3,4-dihydroxy-2-butanone-4-phosphate synthase/GTP cyclohydrolase II, with the protein MNRMLNTIPEAIEAIKAGKTIIVVDDEDRENEGDFLTAARNATPETINFMVRYGRGLVCAPITLQRAHELELAPMVTNNTTSHETNFTVSVDLLGNGCTTGISATDRSKTTLALIDPATKPEDLGRPGHIFPLIAKDGGVLRRSGHTEAAVDLSVLAGFEPAGVICEIMKEDGDMARLPELLVMAKEFDLKIVSIKDLIAYRLNTESLVQKEVSVKMPTEWGDFDMIAYTQKDTGENHLALVKGEWAPDEPVLVRVHSSCVTGDIFGSCRCDCGPQLHKAMEIISKEGKGVIVYMNQEGRGIGLINKLKAYHLQESGLDTVEANIKLGFKMDQRDYGIGAQILRSLGISKMRLLTNNPKKRAGLIGYGLEVVENLPIEIASNPHNEAYLKTKRDKMDHAIMREH; encoded by the coding sequence ATAAACAGGATGCTTAATACCATACCCGAAGCTATAGAAGCCATAAAAGCAGGCAAAACCATTATTGTTGTTGATGATGAAGACCGCGAAAATGAAGGCGATTTTTTAACTGCCGCCCGTAATGCCACGCCCGAGACCATTAATTTTATGGTACGCTACGGCCGTGGGTTGGTTTGTGCCCCAATTACGCTGCAACGCGCACACGAATTGGAGCTTGCGCCCATGGTTACCAATAACACCACATCGCACGAAACTAATTTTACTGTTTCGGTTGATTTGTTGGGTAATGGTTGTACTACCGGTATATCGGCAACCGACCGCTCAAAAACTACCCTGGCTTTAATTGATCCTGCTACAAAGCCCGAAGATCTGGGCAGGCCGGGGCACATCTTCCCACTTATTGCAAAAGATGGCGGCGTGTTACGCCGTTCGGGCCACACCGAAGCCGCTGTTGACTTATCTGTACTGGCAGGGTTTGAACCCGCCGGCGTGATATGCGAAATAATGAAGGAAGACGGCGATATGGCCCGCTTACCCGAGTTATTGGTAATGGCAAAAGAATTTGATCTGAAGATAGTTTCTATCAAAGACCTAATAGCATACCGCCTGAATACAGAATCATTGGTGCAGAAAGAGGTTTCTGTAAAGATGCCTACCGAGTGGGGCGATTTTGATATGATAGCCTATACTCAAAAAGATACAGGCGAAAACCATTTAGCCCTTGTAAAGGGCGAATGGGCACCAGATGAGCCTGTATTGGTACGCGTGCACAGCTCGTGCGTTACCGGCGATATATTCGGATCGTGCAGGTGCGATTGCGGCCCACAGTTGCATAAAGCCATGGAAATAATCAGCAAAGAGGGTAAAGGCGTTATAGTATACATGAACCAGGAGGGCCGGGGTATTGGCCTTATAAATAAGTTAAAAGCCTACCATTTGCAGGAGAGTGGTTTAGATACAGTTGAGGCCAATATTAAGCTTGGCTTTAAAATGGATCAGCGCGATTATGGTATTGGCGCGCAAATATTGCGCAGCCTGGGTATATCAAAAATGCGTTTGTTAACTAATAATCCTAAGAAGCGTGCGGGCCTAATTGGCTACGGGCTTGAGGTAGTAGAAAACCTGCCTATCGAAATTGCATCAAACCCACACAACGAGGCTTACCTGAAAACCAAACGCGATAAAATGGACCATGCCATTATGCGCGAACATTAA
- a CDS encoding translocation/assembly module TamB translates to MLLISVLLLLFQYKPVQTWAAKKATAYLSKELHTTVDVKSLYIRPFSEVVLEGLYILDKQQDTLLSTPKLTVELSNFSIFNSIKKKKIDFKSIQLDNGSFYLKKQKDSTTNLQFVLDYFNSGDTTKTKSQPWTLTFQKITVNNFHFRYKNSLRTQLVKGVNFDDIDVSHFTTIIRNMDLKNHLFKARIGGLTLKEKSGFFVKNFNGNTTIDTNQILIQNLNIKTAYSDVKNYFRMKFKSFDDFDDFENKVKMDGDFKNSHLSSKDIAYFTTSLDKSTFELGLNGRVTGLVNNLKAKNLTITAAQGTFVKGDFNLTGLPDWENTFLELKFEQIATNKKDLDYLYSHFTGKPNAKVPDVVGKFGNINFSGRFTGLQNDFVAFGTFKTKLGRFDPDINLKINKAGLPSYSGKVATSTFDLGTLIGDNTIGRTTLSANVSGSGDDLNNLNVKGDARIAYIGFKGYNYSNLITGGTFKNKRVTGKLTVNDKNVKLNLIGSVNLNPKLPVYNFTGNINNARLNQLKLLKDTITFNTTLNTNFSGNSLENLDGTILLTQLRIVNPRNNYVVDTVSVSAQGKGDSRTIALKSDLADGSIKGSFDLATMPSYYKTIVKKYIPSLKTTIVAPKPQNFDFNLTLKDINPFLAVFLPGLSIPDQGTLNGKFNSATQTATLNGYIKTFTYNKIVFHDFIIDESTDDDMLGLNVSLNRVDLTDSLYIKNINITNFLKKDSLNFNVKLSDKDAANQLDLYGLVEFGRDTTAKLSILPSDVILERENWKIQDQVRIRLLDGKTQISGFELSNGKQKVRINGFISDRPEDQLKIAFEKFSMATINQLTKASGVLLKGSLNGNVILTSITKKPGVDANLSIDSLTMNKTLVGDVSIVSKLDNERSLADVKLNITNKGLETMNIAGIYAIGKGTDDNLDFDVKMDHTEAIIFEPFVKGLVSNLKGTVSANLKLTGKPSNPELNGDLALNNTGVTVDYLKTSYTVDDKLTVNKSVIAVDKMVMKDYKGGTGTVDGKIDLTNLSNPDINVVLQANNLMALNTTFKDNHIYYGTAFGTGTFSFNGPVDNMKIDIKATTQAGTVFNIPLNTSSTASDYDFIRFVDHNDTAKKEAPKVKAFNGVTLNFDLTADEKTIVKIATDYGVLEGSGQAKNLKLNINSLGDFEMFGDFLITSGKFEFTAKDFISKNFVVNEGGTIRWTGNPSNAEINLKALYEVRTDIAPLYTAAGLQAPQPKQVLVQAELILTKSLLQPTIDFDFNFPVDPSIKDDLNTYLADNNNRSQQALSIIVRRTFASGTGSNLTNQVLGTAGEAVSEFAFNKLNSFISQSNIKNVDLNIRSFNDASLGFRFLNDRLTINGSLYSNTGTSDLFNNRTSLLNTDFNRLTKDFEMQYLIRKDGNLTAKYSYRALNSTTLNSINDQLGVQYVNGVGLVYQRDFDTFGEFIRNIFRQSRRNRAPVNPLPVPAATNTPAVVPPDDDENN, encoded by the coding sequence TTGCTGCTCATCAGCGTACTACTTTTGCTGTTTCAGTACAAGCCGGTACAAACATGGGCCGCAAAAAAAGCTACCGCCTATTTATCAAAAGAACTACACACTACTGTTGATGTAAAAAGCCTGTATATACGCCCGTTTTCGGAAGTTGTGCTGGAGGGCTTGTATATATTAGATAAACAGCAAGACACCTTGCTGAGCACCCCAAAACTTACTGTTGAGCTTAGCAATTTTTCTATATTCAACAGCATTAAAAAAAAGAAGATAGATTTTAAGTCGATACAGTTAGATAACGGTTCGTTCTATTTAAAAAAACAAAAAGACAGCACCACCAACCTGCAGTTTGTATTAGACTACTTTAATTCGGGCGATACCACAAAAACCAAAAGCCAGCCCTGGACACTTACCTTTCAAAAAATAACCGTCAATAACTTTCACTTCCGTTACAAAAACAGCCTGCGTACACAGCTGGTTAAGGGCGTAAACTTCGACGATATTGATGTGAGCCACTTTACCACCATAATACGTAATATGGACCTGAAGAACCATTTGTTTAAGGCACGTATCGGCGGCTTAACGCTAAAAGAAAAAAGCGGCTTTTTTGTAAAGAACTTTAATGGCAACACCACCATTGATACCAACCAGATACTGATACAAAACCTTAACATTAAAACGGCTTACTCTGATGTTAAGAATTATTTCAGGATGAAGTTTAAGTCGTTTGATGATTTTGACGATTTTGAAAACAAGGTAAAAATGGATGGTGATTTTAAAAACTCACATCTATCATCAAAAGATATCGCCTATTTTACTACATCGCTTGATAAAAGCACTTTCGAGCTTGGCCTTAACGGCCGCGTAACTGGGCTGGTAAATAATTTAAAAGCCAAAAACCTAACCATAACTGCCGCCCAGGGCACCTTTGTTAAAGGCGATTTTAACCTAACCGGCCTGCCCGATTGGGAAAATACTTTTTTAGAATTAAAATTTGAGCAGATAGCTACCAATAAAAAAGACCTTGATTACCTATATAGCCACTTTACCGGCAAACCCAATGCAAAAGTACCCGATGTTGTTGGCAAGTTTGGCAATATTAACTTTAGCGGCAGGTTTACAGGTTTGCAAAACGATTTTGTGGCCTTTGGTACTTTTAAAACCAAACTTGGCCGCTTTGATCCGGATATTAATTTGAAGATAAATAAGGCGGGCCTGCCCAGCTACAGCGGCAAGGTGGCTACCTCAACCTTTGACCTGGGCACTTTAATTGGTGATAATACCATAGGCCGAACTACCCTATCTGCAAATGTATCGGGCAGCGGCGATGATTTAAATAACCTAAACGTAAAAGGCGATGCCCGTATAGCTTATATTGGTTTTAAAGGTTACAACTACAGTAACCTGATAACCGGCGGCACATTTAAAAACAAAAGAGTAACCGGCAAATTAACGGTTAACGATAAAAATGTGAAGCTTAACCTCATCGGCAGCGTTAACTTAAACCCTAAACTACCGGTATACAATTTTACCGGTAACATTAACAACGCGCGCCTAAACCAGTTAAAGCTGTTAAAAGATACCATTACATTTAATACTACCCTTAATACCAATTTTAGCGGAAATAGCCTCGAAAATTTAGACGGCACTATTTTACTTACACAACTACGAATAGTTAACCCCCGCAATAACTATGTGGTTGATACGGTATCGGTATCGGCGCAGGGCAAGGGTGATAGTCGCACTATAGCCTTAAAATCCGACCTTGCAGACGGCAGTATAAAAGGAAGCTTTGATCTGGCTACCATGCCATCGTACTATAAAACAATTGTTAAAAAATACATCCCATCGTTAAAAACAACTATTGTTGCGCCAAAGCCCCAAAACTTTGATTTTAACCTTACGCTTAAAGATATAAACCCATTTTTAGCCGTGTTTTTACCCGGCCTTAGCATACCCGACCAGGGGACGCTTAACGGCAAGTTTAACTCGGCTACGCAAACAGCCACCTTAAACGGTTACATTAAAACCTTTACCTATAACAAAATTGTGTTTCACGATTTTATTATTGACGAAAGCACCGACGACGATATGCTGGGGCTAAACGTATCCCTAAACCGCGTTGACCTTACAGACAGCCTTTATATTAAAAACATCAACATCACCAACTTCCTGAAAAAGGACAGCTTAAACTTCAACGTTAAATTATCTGATAAGGATGCTGCCAACCAGTTAGACCTTTACGGCCTGGTAGAGTTTGGCCGCGATACAACAGCTAAGCTTTCTATCCTGCCATCAGACGTTATATTAGAACGCGAAAACTGGAAAATACAGGATCAGGTACGCATCAGGTTGCTTGATGGCAAAACCCAGATATCGGGCTTTGAATTATCAAACGGCAAACAAAAGGTACGTATCAACGGCTTTATATCCGACAGACCGGAAGATCAGCTTAAAATAGCTTTCGAAAAATTCAGCATGGCTACCATTAACCAGCTAACCAAAGCATCGGGCGTGTTGCTTAAAGGTAGTTTAAACGGCAATGTTATACTTACCTCTATCACAAAAAAACCGGGCGTTGATGCCAACCTGTCAATCGACTCGCTTACCATGAATAAAACATTGGTGGGCGATGTTTCTATCGTATCAAAACTGGATAACGAGCGCAGCCTGGCCGATGTGAAACTAAATATTACCAACAAAGGCTTAGAGACCATGAACATTGCCGGCATTTATGCCATTGGTAAGGGAACGGATGACAACCTGGACTTTGATGTAAAGATGGACCATACCGAGGCCATTATATTTGAACCTTTTGTAAAAGGCCTGGTAAGTAATTTAAAGGGAACGGTATCGGCCAATTTAAAACTAACAGGCAAACCATCAAACCCCGAACTTAACGGTGACCTGGCCCTGAACAATACCGGGGTTACGGTTGATTATTTAAAAACATCGTACACGGTTGATGACAAGCTCACCGTAAACAAAAGTGTTATTGCCGTTGATAAAATGGTAATGAAGGACTACAAAGGCGGCACCGGCACGGTGGATGGTAAAATTGACCTAACCAACTTATCAAACCCGGATATTAATGTGGTGCTGCAAGCCAATAACTTAATGGCGCTGAATACCACCTTTAAAGACAACCACATTTACTACGGTACGGCTTTTGGCACAGGTACCTTTAGTTTTAATGGCCCTGTTGATAATATGAAGATCGATATAAAGGCTACTACCCAGGCGGGTACGGTGTTTAACATCCCATTAAATACCTCTTCTACCGCATCTGATTACGACTTTATACGCTTTGTTGACCATAATGACACTGCTAAAAAAGAGGCCCCAAAAGTAAAGGCCTTTAATGGTGTTACCCTAAACTTTGATTTAACCGCCGACGAAAAAACGATTGTTAAAATAGCAACTGATTATGGCGTGTTGGAGGGATCGGGGCAAGCTAAAAACTTAAAATTGAACATTAACAGCCTGGGCGATTTTGAAATGTTTGGCGACTTTTTGATAACCAGCGGTAAGTTTGAGTTTACAGCTAAAGACTTTATCAGCAAAAACTTTGTGGTGAACGAGGGCGGTACCATACGATGGACAGGGAACCCTTCTAACGCCGAAATAAACCTTAAGGCACTATATGAGGTGCGTACAGATATTGCGCCGCTATACACCGCCGCAGGCCTGCAGGCGCCGCAACCAAAGCAAGTATTGGTACAGGCCGAACTGATACTAACCAAATCGTTGTTGCAGCCTACTATCGATTTTGATTTTAACTTCCCGGTTGACCCCTCTATTAAGGATGACCTGAACACTTACCTTGCCGATAACAACAACCGAAGCCAGCAGGCCCTTAGTATCATAGTAAGGCGTACGTTTGCATCGGGCACGGGCAGCAACTTAACCAACCAGGTGCTGGGTACCGCTGGCGAGGCGGTAAGCGAGTTTGCCTTTAATAAGTTAAACAGCTTCATATCGCAATCCAATATTAAAAACGTCGATTTGAACATACGCTCATTTAATGATGCCAGCCTTGGTTTCAGATTTTTAAATGACAGGCTTACCATTAACGGTAGCTTATACTCAAACACCGGCACCAGCGACCTTTTTAACAACCGCACCAGTTTGTTAAATACCGATTTTAACAGGCTTACCAAGGATTTTGAGATGCAATACCTGATACGTAAGGATGGTAATTTAACCGCTAAATACTCGTACCGGGCACTAAACAGCACCACGCTAAACAGTATTAACGACCAATTGGGTGTGCAATATGTAAATGGTGTGGGCCTGGTTTACCAGCGCGATTTTGACACCTTCGGCGAATTTATACGCAATATATTCAGGCAAAGCAGGCGAAACAGGGCACCTGTAAACCCATTACCGGTACCAGCCGCAACAAATACCCCGGCAGTTGTACCACCGGATGATGACGAGAATAACTAA